A DNA window from Coffea arabica cultivar ET-39 chromosome 6c, Coffea Arabica ET-39 HiFi, whole genome shotgun sequence contains the following coding sequences:
- the LOC113694504 gene encoding uncharacterized protein — protein MSKKGGAVLQKDVPWRASSPAAKPLPKIHQSPLLRLPQTPYSDYALSLMKHQNPIGSGLGQEAIVEAAGPDCIVPGQTPPIKLLGLKVWPIDIDLKFMEPVGRELQLVGKFMDSAVELMNKSFIDR, from the exons ATGTCTAAAAAGGGTGGAGCAGTGCTGCAAAAAGATGTGCCCTGGAGGGCCTCATCCCCTGCAGCCAAGCCCCTCCCCAAAATCCACCAATCTCCTCTGCTTCGCCTTCCTCAGACCCCTTATTCCGATTATGCCCTCTCCCTCATGAAG CACCAAAATCCAATTGGAAGCGGGTTAGGGCAGGAGGCTATAGTGGAAGCTGCGGGTCCAGACTGTATTGTACCAGGCCAGACTCCGCCCATTAAATTACTTGGTCTTAag GTGTGGCCTATTGACATTGACCTGAAGTTTATGGAACCTGTTGGGCGAGAGCTCCAGTTAGTTGGCAAG TTCATGGATTCGGCTGTTGAACTTATGAACAAGTCCTTTATTGACCGCTAG
- the LOC113694672 gene encoding uncharacterized protein, with product MPCKMFGAISMPPFFFFWSINSCSLCHLVPCIRRILCLWYLVITMDHYQVAMQEAEMRKGPWLEEEDERLIAAVSILGERRWDSLAKASGLRRSGRSCRLRWMNYLRPNLKHGHITEEEEHLIVQLHKQWGNRWSRIARSLPGRTDNEIKNYWRTHLRKKALILEEESSASNSRQSVTTTASTAATTNNSEQNSPLGICEAFSSLHSNNGDWDSEKDDYNLRTCGDLSGEVEKLSSLG from the exons ATGCCATGTAAGATGTTTGGAGCCATTTCCatgcccccttttttttttttttggtctattAATTCTTGCTCACTTTGCCACCTAGTACCTTGTATAAGAAGGATACTATGCTTGTGGTATCTTGTAATAACTATGGACCACTATCAAGTAGCCATGCAAGAAGCGGAAATGCGTAAAGGTCCCTGGCTTGAGGAGGAAGATGAAAGATTAATTGCTGCTGTATCTATCCTAGGAGAACGACGATGGGATTCTTTAGCAAAAGCATCAG GGTTAAGGAGGAGTGGAAGGAGCTGCAGGTTGCGATGGATGAACTACCTCCGCCCCAATCTAAAACACGGCCATATTACTGAAGAAGAGGAGCATCTCATTGTTCAACTTCATAAACAATGGGGTAACAG GTGGTCAAGGATTGCTCGTAGTTTGCCTGGAAGAACTGATAACGAAATAAAGAATTATTGGAGAACTCATCTAAGAAAGAAAGCATTAATTCTGGAAGAAG AAAGCTCCGCGTCCAACAGTCGACAGAGTGTTACTACAACTGCTAGTACTGCTGCTACTACAAATAATTCCGAGCAAAACTCTCCACTTGGAATATGTGAAGCCTTCAGTTCCTTGCATTCGAACAATGGAGACTGGGATTCTGAGAAGGACGATTATAATCTGAGGACTTGTGGTGACCTTTCTGGCGAGGTTGAGAAGCTATCCAGCTTGGGATGA
- the LOC140008301 gene encoding probable pectate lyase 12 produces MFHSTCIVLTCLAISFLPFGSAFHNLTLPGQHPNPEAVVEDIHRKVNVSISRRQMLSYESNDQSSCITGNPIDDCWRCDTNWQLDRQRLADCAIGFGQYALGGKGGRYYVVTDSSDHDPVNPAPGTLRYAVIQTEPLWIVFAANMVISLSEELIFNSYKTLDGRGANVHITGGGCITLQYITNIIIHNIHVHHCYQAGETNIRSSPTHYGWRTLSDGDGISIFGARDIWIDHCSLSHCKDGLIDAVMGSTGITISNNHFSHHNEVMLLGHSDDYLPDSGMQVTIAFNHFGQKLIQRMPRCRRGYIHVVNNDFTRWEMYAIGGSGNPTINSQGNRYTAPSDRNAKEVTKRVETGEDAWKGWNWRSDGDIMVNGAYFVTSGEGVEVKYEKAYSVEPKSAAFIDQLTMNAGVWGSRGSRMGRWTAGNGTGGSDLGGDSDDYDDYDDDSGSCKSPSLPTLLAFLLALSTLLFFES; encoded by the exons ATGTTCCACAGCACCTGCATTGTCCTTACTTGCCTTGCCATCTCATTCTTGCCCTTTGGTTCAGCATTCCACAACCTTACTCTTCCAGGTCAACACCCCAACCCTGAAGCTGTTGTTGAAGATATCCACAG AAAAGTAAATGTTTCAATTTCAAGAAGACAAATGCTGTCGTACGAGTCCAACGACCAGTCCTCTTGCATAACCGGCAATCCAATCGACGACTGCTGGCGCTGCGACACCAATTGGCAGCTCGACCGCCAGCGCCTAGCCGACTGCGCCATCGGCTTCGGACAGTACGCCCTCGGGGGCAAGGGGGGCCGTTACTACGTGGTCACCGACTCCTCTGACCACGACCCGGTGAACCCTGCCCCAGGCACCCTCCGCTACGCCGTTATCCAAACGGAGCCCCTCTGGATAGTGTTCGCCGCCAACATGGTCATCAGTCTATCCGAAGAGTTAATATTCAACTCCTACAAAACCTTGGACGGCCGGGGGGCTAACGTCCACATAACGGGGGGAGGGTGCATAACGCTGCAATACATCACTAACATAATAATCCACAACATTCACGTACATCACTGCTACCAGGCGGGGGAGACAAACATACGGTCGAGCCCCACGCACTACGGGTGGCGGACATTATCGGACGGTGATGGGATATCCATATTCGGAGCGAGGGATATCTGGATTGATCATTGCTCTTTATCACACTGTAAAGACGGGCTGATTGATGCGGTGATGGGGTCCACGGGGATTACCATCTCGAACAACCATTTCTCGCACCACAACGAGGTAATGCTGCTGGGGCACAGCGACGATTATTTGCCGGATTCGGGGATGCAGGTCACCATTGCATTCAATCACTTCGGTCAAAAGTTGATTCAGAGGATGCCCAGGTGCCGGAGAGGGTATATTCATGTGGTCAACAATGATTTTACACGGTGGGAGATGTACGCCATTGGGGGAAGCGGTAATCCCACCATCAATAGCCAAGGAAACCGTTACACCGCCCCTTCCGACCGCAATGCTAAGGAG GTGACGAAGCGCGTGGAGACAGGAGAGGATGCATGGAAAGGCTGGAATTGGAGGAGTGATGGGGACATTATGGTAAATGGAGCCTACTTTGTAACCTCTGGCGAGGGCGTTGAGGTCAAATACGAGAAGGCATACAGCGTGGAGCCCAAGTCTGCTGCATTTATTGACCAGCTCACCATGAATGCCGGGGTTTGGGGCTCCAG GGGTAGTCGGATGGGCCGGTGGACTGCGGGTAACGGAACTGGTGGGAGTGATCTGGGCGGAGACTCCGATGACTACGATGACTACGATGACGACTCCGGCAGCTGCAAATCCCCCTCCCTTCCCACCTTATTAGCCTTTCTCCTGGCTCTGTCAACATTGTTGTTTTTTGAGTCataa